The window TTTCAGCCTGTAAATAACGTCGTCTTTTGTTGATATACTGCCGGATGACCTCTCGTTCTGATTGTAGGATGTCTTTGCGGTCTCTCGTATAAGGATCATCTCCAATTCGGTTCTCGATAGAAGCATGCCATTTTTCGATGATTGGACAAAGCCGGTCTTCTAAAAAATGAGTATTGAGTACATGCTGAAAAAGCGTGTAATAGGCTCTCTTAAATGAAGGGATATCTAGTAACCTAGCAGTTAAAGTATTAAAGCCGTTTACTGGAATATAATCAAATGCCATTTCTTCTCCATGAATGTCACGGCCCCATGTCGCATCATAATCCCAAGGAAGTACTTGAAATTTTCCTTGTTCATTCACATAAAGAGCGTAGTTATGGACAAAGCCGTCAAAGTTTTGTGTGCACACGACACCAATGAGCCAGCGGAAATACTGTGTTACATCTAAGTATTGCTCAATTTTTTCTGCAAATATGTCATCTTTCGCTGTGTTGAGAAAGTAAATAAATTCACTCAGCTGCTGATCGTGTTGAGAAGTCCCCGTTTTTTTCTCGTACCCGAGGAGGAGGTGTTTTTTGGGCTTTTTATCAAACGAACTCAAAAGGGAGAAGTTGGCATCGTCATCGACTGCATAATAAATGCCGCCTCCTGAAAGCTGCCTTTTCTGAAAAAAGTGCTCATCAACAGATTCTATTTTTAAATAAATGCCTTCTTTTCTTCCGTTTATAGTGAGAAACACATGAGACGCAGCCGGGCTTAGCACCCCTATCTGCTCGAAGAAATAAAAGGACAGTCTGTTTCGGATAAACGAGGGGTCATTGTATTCTGCATTTAAATGAAAGATAGATTCGCCTTGTCTTTGCTTTGGCTTACGATATTCAATTTGATAGGACTTTTTTTTCAGCTTTCTAATGTGAGACCCGCGGTATGAAGCATAAATATGTGATTTGATCTGGCCGGTTTTCAAAATGGCCTCAACAGGTTCGTCGTTCCATATGTCTTTTCTTAATTCAATCAGGTCCTTTGGATGAATCCAAATATCCATTTGCTTTAAAGGTTCTGTGGTCATGCGTTCATCATCCTCCTATGCTCTTCTTTACGATATGAAAATGAAGGAATGTCCTGTACCCGTTTGTTAGGTATTCATGGAGTTTTAAAAGAAAGGGGCATCCGCCAAGAACACTTGTCTACCAAGTCTCGTAACATAAAGCAGAGAAGATAAACAGCTTGATCTGTTTGTTTTGTCAAAGTATAGACTGGGAGGGGAATCGTTCGTGAGCACATTTGATCATTCACATATTGAACATGCAGTGGATTCACTTCGAAGTGAAGGACGTGATCATCACTTAGATCGTGAACCAGAATCGAGACGATCGCACAAGTCAGCACGTTCTCGCCATTCAAAACGCCGTCATTGGTTCTTTGGTGGAGGCGGATGCCGTAAATCACACCGCAGTAAAAAAAGCTACAAGAGCTATCGTTCGAAAAAAAGTCGCTGTTCAAAGAAAAGCGTGAAAAGTGAGAAACCATGCAAAAGTAAAAAGTCGTGCAAAAGCAAGAAATCTTGCAGAAGCAAAAAGAGTGAGCCGAAAAAATCATGCCGCAGCAAACACAGATCCCATCATAAGAAAAGCTGCCGTAAGTCACATCGCAGCCATCGTTCTAAAAGATCTCATCACCACAGAAGCTGCCATCGATCTAAACGTTCTCATCACCATAGACGCAGCCGCTCTTGCAAAAGATGTGGAAAGAAAAAGCATCATTCCCACAGCAGAGGAAATGTTGATCGCAAATGGGACCAAGGGAACATGTGGGAGTATCGCCGCTACCGCTAAACATCAGATCATCTTTTTTGAAACCCTTTTTAAAAGAGAGTATGATAAAAAAGGGTTTTTTTTATTTCATAGAGAAATAAAATGAGACATCATCACTTAGCGAAATGAAGATTGTGAGGGGAAGACATGAAGTTTTTTACAGGTGAGATACATAGCAGAATGTTTATTGGGGTAGTCATTGATGATGAATGGGTCATGGACGTCAAAAAGGCAGAAGCCAAATTATTTGAGCTTGAGACACTGCCAAACTCTTTAGCTGAATGTATTCATATGGGGGACAAGTTTGTTGAGCATGTCAAACAGCTCCTTGACTGGGCTGAGAAAAAAGAAGAAGACCGCGGTTCTTATGTATATCCGCTTTCGGAAGTGAAACTCCATGCGCCGATTCCAAAGCCAGCTAAAAACATCATGTGTGTTGGAAAGAATTATCAAGATCATGTCATGGAGATGGGAAGTGCAGCGGATCTTCCTAAAGATGTGATGATCTTTACAAAGGCACCTACTTCAGTCGTTGGACATGAAGCGGATAT is drawn from Bacillus pumilus and contains these coding sequences:
- the cotG gene encoding spore coat protein CotG; the protein is MSTFDHSHIEHAVDSLRSEGRDHHLDREPESRRSHKSARSRHSKRRHWFFGGGGCRKSHRSKKSYKSYRSKKSRCSKKSVKSEKPCKSKKSCKSKKSCRSKKSEPKKSCRSKHRSHHKKSCRKSHRSHRSKRSHHHRSCHRSKRSHHHRRSRSCKRCGKKKHHSHSRGNVDRKWDQGNMWEYRRYR
- a CDS encoding CotH kinase family protein; its protein translation is MTTEPLKQMDIWIHPKDLIELRKDIWNDEPVEAILKTGQIKSHIYASYRGSHIRKLKKKSYQIEYRKPKQRQGESIFHLNAEYNDPSFIRNRLSFYFFEQIGVLSPAASHVFLTINGRKEGIYLKIESVDEHFFQKRQLSGGGIYYAVDDDANFSLLSSFDKKPKKHLLLGYEKKTGTSQHDQQLSEFIYFLNTAKDDIFAEKIEQYLDVTQYFRWLIGVVCTQNFDGFVHNYALYVNEQGKFQVLPWDYDATWGRDIHGEEMAFDYIPVNGFNTLTARLLDIPSFKRAYYTLFQHVLNTHFLEDRLCPIIEKWHASIENRIGDDPYTRDRKDILQSEREVIRQYINKRRRYLQAEIRKETYDT